Proteins co-encoded in one Bacillus paramycoides genomic window:
- the dusB gene encoding tRNA dihydrouridine synthase DusB: MLKIANIEMKNPVVLAPMAGVCNSAFRLTVKEFGAGLVCAEMVSDKAILLNNKRTLDMLYIDEREKPLSLQIFGGEKETLVDAAKYVDQYTTADIIDINMGCPVPKIVKCDAGAKWLLDPNKIYEMVAAVVDAVKKPVTVKMRIGWDEDHIFAIENAKAVERAGGQAVAVHGRTRVQMYEGKADWDIIKQVKQAVNIPVIGNGDVATPQDAKRMIDEIGVDGVMIGRAALGDPWMIYRTVKYLETGELMPEPTVREKIDVCMLHLDRLIDLKNESVAVREMRKHAAWYLKGIRGNANVRNGINACNTREDLANVLGAFVEEVEAKQQTIHVG, from the coding sequence GTGTTAAAAATCGCAAATATTGAGATGAAAAATCCAGTTGTATTAGCACCGATGGCGGGAGTGTGTAACTCTGCATTCCGTTTGACAGTAAAAGAATTTGGTGCAGGTCTAGTTTGTGCCGAAATGGTAAGTGATAAGGCAATACTACTGAATAATAAAAGAACATTAGATATGTTATATATTGATGAGAGAGAAAAGCCATTAAGTTTACAGATTTTTGGTGGAGAGAAAGAAACTCTTGTAGATGCTGCGAAATATGTAGATCAATATACGACAGCAGACATCATTGATATAAATATGGGGTGCCCGGTACCGAAAATCGTTAAGTGTGATGCGGGAGCAAAGTGGCTACTAGACCCAAATAAAATATATGAAATGGTAGCGGCAGTTGTAGATGCTGTAAAAAAACCAGTTACAGTTAAAATGCGTATTGGTTGGGATGAGGATCATATTTTCGCAATCGAGAATGCAAAAGCTGTTGAGCGTGCTGGCGGACAAGCGGTAGCAGTTCATGGACGTACACGAGTACAAATGTATGAGGGGAAAGCGGATTGGGATATTATTAAACAAGTAAAGCAAGCTGTAAATATCCCGGTTATCGGAAATGGTGATGTCGCAACGCCACAAGATGCAAAACGCATGATTGATGAAATTGGTGTAGATGGCGTTATGATTGGTCGCGCTGCCCTTGGAGATCCTTGGATGATTTATCGTACGGTAAAGTATTTAGAGACAGGTGAATTAATGCCGGAACCGACAGTACGTGAGAAAATTGACGTATGTATGTTGCATCTAGATCGTCTGATCGATTTAAAGAACGAAAGTGTCGCTGTAAGAGAGATGAGAAAGCATGCAGCTTGGTATTTAAAAGGTATTCGTGGTAATGCAAATGTACGTAATGGTATAAATGCTTGTAATACGCGTGAAGACCTTGCGAATGTATTAGGTGCATTTGTAGAAGAAGTAGAAGCAAAACAACAAACAATTCACGTTGGTTAA
- the lysS gene encoding lysine--tRNA ligase, giving the protein MDNMNHEELNDQLLVRREKLHNLREQGIDPFGKRFERTNATNDLLSLYGEFSKEELEEKEISVSIAGRIMTKRGKGKAGFAHIQDLHGQVQIYVRKDAVGDEEYELFKTADLGDLVGIEGKVFKTNVGELSVKATGFTLLTKSLRPLPDKYHGLKDVEQRYRQRYLDLITSMESRETFVTRSKIIREMRRYLDDNGYLEVETPMMHAIAGGASARPFITHHNALDMELYMRIAIELHLKRLIVGGLEKVYEIGRVFRNEGVSTRHNPEFTMIELYEAYADYKDIMKLTENMVAHIAKQVLGTTTIQYGDYEINLEPEWTRLHMVDAIKEHSGADFWNPMSVEEARELAKEHNVDIKDTMEVGHIINEFFEQKVEDKLIQPTFIYGHPVEISPLAKKNDEDPRFTDRFELFIVAREHANAFTELNDPIDQKERFEAQLKEREQGNDEAHMMDDDYIEALEYGMPPTGGLGIGIDRLVMLLTNAPSIRDVLLFPAMRHKQD; this is encoded by the coding sequence ATGGATAACATGAACCACGAAGAATTAAACGACCAATTGCTTGTTCGTCGTGAAAAGCTACATAACTTACGTGAGCAAGGAATCGATCCGTTCGGTAAACGATTTGAACGTACAAATGCAACAAATGACTTATTAAGCTTATATGGAGAGTTCTCTAAAGAAGAATTAGAAGAGAAAGAAATCTCTGTTTCTATCGCTGGTCGTATTATGACAAAGCGCGGTAAAGGAAAAGCTGGATTTGCACATATTCAAGATTTACATGGACAAGTTCAAATTTATGTTCGTAAAGATGCTGTTGGAGATGAAGAGTACGAATTATTTAAAACAGCAGATTTAGGTGACTTAGTAGGTATTGAAGGTAAAGTGTTCAAAACGAACGTTGGAGAACTTTCAGTGAAAGCAACTGGCTTTACGCTATTAACGAAATCTCTTCGTCCATTACCGGATAAATATCATGGATTAAAAGATGTTGAACAGCGCTACCGTCAACGTTACTTAGACTTAATTACAAGTATGGAAAGCCGTGAAACATTCGTTACTCGCAGTAAGATCATTCGTGAAATGAGAAGATACTTAGATGATAACGGTTATCTTGAAGTGGAAACACCTATGATGCATGCAATTGCAGGTGGAGCTTCTGCGCGTCCTTTCATTACGCATCATAATGCGTTAGATATGGAATTATATATGCGTATCGCGATTGAACTTCATTTAAAACGCCTTATCGTGGGTGGATTAGAAAAAGTTTATGAAATCGGCCGTGTATTCCGCAATGAGGGTGTATCAACTCGTCATAATCCTGAATTTACGATGATTGAATTATATGAAGCGTATGCTGATTATAAAGATATTATGAAACTAACAGAAAATATGGTTGCTCATATCGCGAAGCAAGTACTAGGTACAACGACAATCCAATATGGTGATTATGAAATTAATCTAGAACCAGAATGGACACGTCTTCATATGGTAGATGCAATTAAGGAACATTCTGGAGCAGACTTCTGGAATCCGATGAGTGTAGAAGAAGCGCGTGAACTTGCGAAAGAACACAATGTAGATATTAAGGATACAATGGAAGTTGGTCATATTATAAATGAATTCTTCGAACAAAAAGTAGAAGATAAATTAATCCAACCAACATTCATTTACGGTCATCCTGTAGAAATTTCGCCACTTGCGAAAAAGAATGACGAAGATCCACGATTCACAGATCGTTTCGAATTATTTATCGTTGCACGTGAGCATGCAAATGCATTCACTGAGTTAAACGATCCAATCGATCAAAAAGAACGTTTTGAAGCGCAATTAAAAGAACGTGAACAAGGTAATGACGAAGCTCACATGATGGATGATGATTATATCGAAGCTCTTGAGTACGGCATGCCTCCTACAGGTGGACTAGGAATTGGTATTGATCGTCTTGTTATGCTATTAACAAATGCACCATCTATTCGTGATGTACTACTATTCCCTGCTATGCGTCATAAGCAAGACTAA
- a CDS encoding helix-turn-helix domain-containing protein yields MEAEKWGRRIRAFRKLKGYTQEGFAKELGVSVSVLGEVERGNRSPSQDFVVEVAKALKVSIDELMPK; encoded by the coding sequence ATGGAAGCAGAAAAATGGGGAAGACGCATTCGTGCTTTTCGAAAGCTAAAAGGTTATACGCAAGAAGGTTTTGCAAAAGAATTAGGGGTATCTGTATCTGTTTTAGGTGAAGTTGAGAGAGGAAATCGATCGCCTTCCCAAGATTTTGTAGTGGAAGTTGCTAAAGCATTAAAGGTCTCGATAGATGAGTTAATGCCAAAGTGA
- the folK gene encoding 2-amino-4-hydroxy-6-hydroxymethyldihydropteridine diphosphokinase: protein MNNVAYIALGSNIGERYTYLTEAIHFLNKNPYIQVEDASSVYETEPVGYTDQSSFLNLVIKISTNLSPQELLKVTQKVENDLGRKREIRWGPRTIDLDILLYNQENIETENLIVPHPRMFERAFVIVPLLEINQDIKQNISRSQVEEMKRREGVTVWKQKNGEDAFVLFES from the coding sequence ATGAATAATGTAGCGTACATTGCATTAGGTTCAAATATTGGAGAGCGTTATACGTATTTAACTGAAGCGATTCATTTTCTAAATAAAAATCCGTATATCCAAGTTGAGGATGCTTCGTCTGTATATGAAACGGAACCAGTTGGCTATACTGACCAAAGTTCCTTTTTAAATTTAGTTATAAAAATTTCTACCAATTTATCACCGCAAGAATTATTGAAAGTAACGCAAAAAGTAGAGAATGACCTAGGAAGAAAAAGGGAAATCAGGTGGGGTCCGAGGACTATCGACCTTGACATTTTACTATATAATCAAGAAAATATTGAAACAGAGAATCTTATTGTTCCGCATCCGCGGATGTTCGAAAGAGCTTTTGTTATCGTTCCGTTGTTAGAGATTAATCAAGATATAAAACAAAACATTTCACGTTCACAAGTAGAAGAAATGAAAAGGCGAGAGGGAGTAACGGTATGGAAGCAGAAAAATGGGGAAGACGCATTCGTGCTTTTCGAAAGCTAA